The Oncorhynchus nerka isolate Pitt River linkage group LG12, Oner_Uvic_2.0, whole genome shotgun sequence genome includes a region encoding these proteins:
- the LOC115137997 gene encoding ribonuclease P protein subunit p20-like isoform X2, whose amino-acid sequence MPPADDSGTGVMMDPIEYTLRKRLPRKLPKRRNDVYVNMKTDFRAQLARCQKLLEGGGHGEIRVHGLGLAINRAINIALQLQASSQGALQLASNTSTVELLDDMEPEDPDEAGEPMARSRNNSAIHIKVFYPDSQ is encoded by the coding sequence ATGCCCCCAgccgacgacagcggcacagggGTGATGATGGACCCCATAGAGTACACCCTACGCAAGCGTCTCCCCAGGAAGCTGCCCAAGCGCCGCAACGACGTGTACGTCAACATGAAGACAGACTTCCGGGCCCAGTTGGCCCGCTGCCAAAAGCTGCTCGAAGGAGGAGGCCACGGAGAGATTCGTGTCCACGGTCTGGGCCTGGCCATCAACAGGGCCATCAACATTGCCCTGCAGCTCCAGGCCAGTAGCCAGGGGGCGCTACAGCTGGCATCCAACACGTCTACAGTGGAGCTGCTGGACGATATGGAGCCTGAGGATCCTGACGAGGCGGGGGAACCCATGGCGCGTTCCCGGAATAACTCTGCTATTCATATCAAAGTGTTCTACCCAGACTCACAGTGA
- the LOC115137996 gene encoding erythropoietin-like, with protein MFHNSSRGLFTLLLMLLEWTRPGLPSPLRPICDLRVLKHFIEEARDAQAAMLTCKEGCGLPEPVTVPQTKVDFSIWERKNALEQAQEVQSGLWLLNQAIGSLRASVTNTALQSHIDNSLINIFRIGKVLRSLNIQECNPPAGGVSGGEETWRVSSASELLQVHVNFLRGKLQLLLSNAPICH; from the exons ATGTTCCACAATTCAAGTCGAG gactcTTTACGTTGCTGCTGATGCTGTTGGAGTGGACCAGACCAGGCCTACCGTCCCCCCTGCGGCCGATCTGTGACCTGCGGGTCCTAAAACACTTCATTGAAGAGGCCAGAGATGCCCAAGCAGCCATG cTGACTTGTAAAGAAGGATGTGGTCTTCCAGAGCCCGTTACTGTTCCCCAAACCAAAGTAGACTTCAGCATCTGGGAGAGGAAAAAT GCACTGGAGCAAGCTCAGGAGGTACAGTCTGGCCTGTGGCTGTTAAACCAGGCCATTGGCTCGCTACGAGCCTCCGTCACCAACACAGCGTTGCAAAGCCACATAGACAACAGCCTCATAAACATCTTCAGAATAGGAAAGGTGCTGCGCAGCCTCAACATCCAG GAGTGCAACCCTCCAGCAGGGGGagtgtctggaggagaggagacatggcgGGTGTCGTCTGCTTCAGAGCTGCTTCAGGTCCACGTCAACTTCCTGCGAGGCAAGCTGCAGCTCTTGCTGTCCAACGCGCCCATCTGCCACTAG
- the LOC115137997 gene encoding ribonuclease P protein subunit p20-like isoform X1, translating to MAKPRSLISASIPQTPPGIIMPPADDSGTGVMMDPIEYTLRKRLPRKLPKRRNDVYVNMKTDFRAQLARCQKLLEGGGHGEIRVHGLGLAINRAINIALQLQASSQGALQLASNTSTVELLDDMEPEDPDEAGEPMARSRNNSAIHIKVFYPDSQ from the coding sequence ATGGCAAAACCACGCAGCCTTATCTCCGCCTCCATCCCCCAGACACCCCCTGGCATCATCATGCCCCCAgccgacgacagcggcacagggGTGATGATGGACCCCATAGAGTACACCCTACGCAAGCGTCTCCCCAGGAAGCTGCCCAAGCGCCGCAACGACGTGTACGTCAACATGAAGACAGACTTCCGGGCCCAGTTGGCCCGCTGCCAAAAGCTGCTCGAAGGAGGAGGCCACGGAGAGATTCGTGTCCACGGTCTGGGCCTGGCCATCAACAGGGCCATCAACATTGCCCTGCAGCTCCAGGCCAGTAGCCAGGGGGCGCTACAGCTGGCATCCAACACGTCTACAGTGGAGCTGCTGGACGATATGGAGCCTGAGGATCCTGACGAGGCGGGGGAACCCATGGCGCGTTCCCGGAATAACTCTGCTATTCATATCAAAGTGTTCTACCCAGACTCACAGTGA